Proteins encoded by one window of Clostridium cagae:
- a CDS encoding metalloprotease family protein has product MYFIPGFLISAVTFPGVIVHELAHQIFCRLMQVPVYEVKYFQLSNPCGYVIHEPSDKPLKSFFISIGPFLINTILGMFIMLPASVELFEFRNFDNFLNLFLAWLGISILMHAFPSKVDAENMIQSILKNKEVPIIFRILVTPIIGLIYIGSYGSVVWLDLIYAIAISIMLPKILVQIF; this is encoded by the coding sequence ATGTATTTTATACCAGGTTTTTTAATATCAGCAGTAACATTTCCAGGTGTTATTGTACACGAATTAGCACATCAAATTTTTTGTCGACTAATGCAGGTCCCAGTATATGAAGTAAAATATTTTCAACTAAGCAATCCATGTGGTTATGTAATTCATGAACCATCGGATAAGCCATTAAAATCTTTTTTCATTTCAATAGGACCATTTTTAATAAACACTATTTTAGGAATGTTTATAATGCTTCCAGCATCTGTAGAATTATTTGAATTCAGAAATTTTGATAACTTTTTAAATTTATTTTTAGCATGGCTTGGGATATCTATATTAATGCATGCATTTCCAAGTAAGGTAGATGCAGAAAATATGATTCAATCAATATTAAAAAACAAAGAAGTGCCTATAATATTTAGAATTTTAGTGACACCGATAATTGGACTAATTTATATTGGATCATATGGATCAGTAGTTTGGCTTGACTTAATATATGCAATAGCAATTTCTATAATGTTGCCTAAAATATTAGTTCAAATATTTTAA
- a CDS encoding cytochrome b5 domain-containing protein yields MSIYFDVKTIRELIGDNYREQREFTLEELAQYDGSNGKPAYVAIEGIVYDLSEKAVWANGTHFGLTAGKDLTEQFKSCHGAPKFLSTLPKVGILKANNRMNTVTMNRSEIQNKSNFTPDDWVRYITPLVNRALAEAKAGINPEHLYQEFILSGVLVGLGKTPQEAIEQVEEWEKTGVSKLLAMSKMNRFY; encoded by the coding sequence ATGTCTATATATTTTGATGTCAAAACTATTAGAGAACTTATAGGAGATAATTATAGAGAACAAAGAGAATTTACATTAGAAGAATTAGCACAATATGATGGAAGTAACGGAAAACCTGCTTATGTGGCCATAGAAGGTATAGTTTATGATTTAAGCGAAAAAGCAGTTTGGGCTAACGGAACACATTTTGGACTTACAGCAGGTAAAGATTTAACAGAACAATTCAAATCGTGTCATGGAGCGCCTAAATTTTTAAGTACCCTACCTAAAGTTGGGATACTTAAAGCAAATAATAGAATGAATACTGTAACTATGAACAGAAGTGAAATACAAAACAAATCTAACTTTACTCCTGATGATTGGGTTAGATATATTACCCCATTAGTTAATCGTGCATTGGCAGAAGCTAAGGCAGGAATTAATCCAGAACATTTATATCAGGAATTTATTTTATCAGGTGTACTTGTAGGATTAGGAAAAACTCCTCAAGAAGCTATTGAACAGGTTGAAGAATGGGAAAAGACAGGAGTATCAAAGTTATTGGCAATGAGTAAGATGAACAGATTTTATTAG
- the queC gene encoding 7-cyano-7-deazaguanine synthase QueC, with amino-acid sequence MRTILVADKIIVLDKEKAIVVFSGGQDSTTCLFWAKKRFREVIAVSFDYNQKHKLELECARDICKKYDVEHHILDLNLLNQLAPNSLTRQDISVDKDVPKEGVPNSFVDGRNMLFLTFVAVFAKQRGVNTIITGVSQSDFSGYPDCRDVFIKSLNVTLNLAMDYQFEILTPLMWINKTETWKMANDLGVLNIVKEETLTCYNGVIGNGCGKCPACNLRKNGYLEFKKEYLNIY; translated from the coding sequence ATGAGAACAATATTAGTTGCAGATAAAATAATTGTATTAGATAAAGAAAAAGCAATAGTAGTATTTAGTGGTGGACAAGATAGCACAACTTGCTTATTTTGGGCAAAAAAGAGGTTTAGAGAAGTTATAGCAGTTTCTTTTGATTATAATCAAAAACATAAGTTAGAATTAGAATGTGCAAGAGATATATGTAAAAAATATGATGTAGAACATCATATTTTAGATTTAAATTTATTGAATCAACTAGCACCTAATTCACTAACTAGACAAGATATAAGTGTTGATAAAGATGTACCTAAGGAAGGGGTTCCTAACTCATTTGTAGATGGCAGAAATATGTTGTTTTTAACTTTTGTTGCAGTATTCGCAAAGCAAAGGGGCGTAAATACTATTATAACAGGCGTATCTCAAAGTGATTTTAGCGGATATCCAGATTGCAGAGATGTATTTATAAAATCTTTAAATGTTACACTGAATTTAGCTATGGATTATCAGTTTGAAATCCTTACACCATTAATGTGGATTAATAAAACAGAAACTTGGAAAATGGCTAATGATTTAGGTGTGCTTAATATCGTTAAAGAAGAAACTTTAACTTGTTACAATGGAGTAATAGGTAATGGTTGTGGAAAATGTCCAGCTTGTAATTTGAGAAAAAATGGATATTTAGAATTTAAAAAAGAATATTTAAACATTTACTAG
- a CDS encoding Crp/Fnr family transcriptional regulator yields MEKSNFASNVRENNLKEFYEIYEVLEYIDKENNKIISKKAKFKTLNADEYISSGNCTCEGIIFVINGTIKIQRINENGEETNLFNIKKGELCHEALSCLLNFKSLNIIGKALQQSKICIIPFEIVTEHLFKDSEFLKYMYKDIYSKFNTVIEKKEEKRHDSLETRIAKLLISKKSKIVYSTHKELAFEIDSTREVVSRKLKKFEQMGYVNLERGKIIILKDLNEFLK; encoded by the coding sequence ATGGAAAAAAGTAATTTTGCAAGTAATGTTAGAGAAAATAACTTAAAAGAATTTTATGAAATTTATGAAGTTTTAGAGTATATTGACAAAGAAAATAATAAAATAATAAGTAAAAAAGCAAAATTTAAAACATTAAATGCTGATGAGTATATATCATCTGGAAATTGTACTTGCGAAGGTATCATATTTGTTATAAATGGAACAATAAAAATACAGAGAATTAATGAAAATGGAGAAGAAACAAACCTTTTTAATATTAAAAAGGGGGAACTATGTCATGAGGCATTAAGCTGCCTTTTAAATTTTAAATCATTGAATATTATAGGAAAAGCACTTCAACAATCTAAAATATGTATAATTCCGTTTGAAATAGTAACAGAACATCTATTTAAAGATAGTGAGTTTTTAAAATATATGTATAAAGATATATATAGTAAATTTAATACTGTCATAGAAAAAAAAGAGGAAAAAAGACATGATTCATTAGAAACTAGAATTGCAAAGCTACTCATAAGTAAGAAAAGCAAAATTGTTTATAGCACACATAAAGAACTGGCTTTTGAAATTGATTCTACTAGAGAAGTTGTTAGTAGAAAGTTAAAGAAATTTGAACAAATGGGGTATGTAAATTTAGAACGAGGAAAAATAATTATTTTGAAGGATTTAAATGAATTTTTAAAGTAA
- a CDS encoding oxidoreductase encodes METKYSNLFEPIKIGSLEIKNRFVMAPMGPSGLCSEDGSFNEQGIEYYVERAKGGTGLIITGVTYVENEIEKCTMPSMPCPTINPGNFIKTAKVLTERVHAYNSKIFLQLTMGFGRVSIPTLVGGVQPIAPSAISHKWVPTIKCRELTIEEIETYIKKFGESAAIAKEAGFDGIEVHAVHEGYLLDQFTISLFNKRTDKYGGSLQNRLRLPIEILKSIKNSCGEDYPVSLRYSVKSYVKGLNDGALPGENFEEKGRDLKEGLEVAKILEEAGYDAFNSDAGTYDSWYWNHPPMYFKKGMYLSLNEKLKQVLKVPVITAGRMDNPDLASDAIATGKTDMIALGRPLLADAYIPRKIKEEKIKNIRPCLSCHDGCMGRLATGGGISCAVNPSTGREKDFELHIAKKIKTVMVIGGGVAGCEVARICAIRGHKVSLYEKTDKLGGNIIPGGVPDFKEDDRALVKWYENELKENNIDIHFNITVTKDLTTKLNPDVIIVATGSTPKILNLEGNRDKIYTAQDVLLGNKNPGNSTVILGGGLVGCETALWLVKQGKKVTIVEALDDILASGPEICHANSQMLRDLLAFYKVDIKTKSILSKVADDGAIIIEDDKEVTIPADSVILSVGYNSEKSLYNELKFNDKEVYLLGDAREVRNILTAIWDAFEVGRNI; translated from the coding sequence ATGGAAACTAAATATTCAAATTTATTTGAACCAATAAAAATTGGTAGTCTTGAAATTAAAAACAGATTTGTAATGGCTCCTATGGGACCTTCTGGATTATGCTCAGAAGATGGTAGTTTTAATGAACAGGGAATAGAATATTATGTTGAAAGAGCAAAAGGTGGTACTGGTTTAATAATAACTGGTGTTACTTATGTTGAAAATGAAATTGAGAAATGTACTATGCCTTCTATGCCTTGCCCAACTATTAATCCTGGAAATTTTATAAAGACAGCAAAAGTGCTTACAGAAAGAGTTCATGCATACAATTCAAAAATATTTTTACAATTAACTATGGGGTTTGGTCGTGTTAGTATTCCTACCCTGGTGGGTGGAGTTCAACCAATAGCACCATCTGCTATATCTCATAAATGGGTACCTACTATAAAATGCAGAGAACTTACAATAGAAGAAATTGAAACTTATATAAAGAAATTTGGTGAATCAGCTGCTATAGCAAAAGAGGCTGGATTTGATGGAATTGAAGTCCATGCCGTTCATGAAGGATATCTTCTTGATCAATTTACTATTTCATTATTTAATAAAAGAACAGATAAATATGGTGGAAGCTTGCAAAATAGATTAAGATTGCCTATAGAAATTCTTAAATCAATAAAAAATTCTTGTGGAGAAGATTACCCAGTCTCTCTTCGTTATAGTGTTAAAAGTTATGTGAAAGGCTTAAATGATGGTGCCTTACCTGGCGAAAATTTTGAAGAAAAAGGTCGTGATCTTAAAGAAGGTCTTGAAGTTGCTAAAATACTAGAAGAAGCTGGTTATGATGCTTTTAATTCTGATGCTGGTACTTATGATTCATGGTATTGGAATCATCCTCCTATGTATTTTAAAAAAGGAATGTATCTTTCATTAAATGAAAAATTAAAGCAAGTACTTAAAGTTCCTGTTATTACTGCTGGAAGAATGGACAATCCTGATCTCGCAAGTGATGCTATTGCTACTGGCAAAACAGATATGATTGCTTTAGGAAGACCACTTTTAGCAGATGCATATATTCCTAGAAAAATTAAAGAAGAAAAAATCAAAAACATTAGACCATGCTTATCTTGTCATGATGGATGCATGGGAAGATTAGCTACTGGTGGTGGAATTTCTTGTGCTGTAAATCCATCCACAGGTAGAGAAAAAGACTTTGAATTACACATAGCTAAAAAAATCAAAACCGTAATGGTTATAGGTGGTGGTGTTGCTGGATGCGAAGTTGCAAGAATTTGCGCTATCAGAGGCCATAAAGTTTCTTTATATGAAAAAACAGATAAATTAGGTGGAAATATTATACCTGGAGGAGTTCCTGATTTTAAAGAAGATGACAGAGCTCTTGTAAAATGGTATGAAAATGAATTAAAAGAAAATAACATAGATATTCATTTTAATATAACAGTTACAAAAGATTTAACTACTAAATTAAATCCAGACGTAATTATTGTCGCTACAGGTTCAACACCTAAAATATTGAATTTAGAAGGAAATAGAGATAAGATTTATACTGCTCAAGATGTACTTTTAGGAAATAAAAATCCTGGCAATTCAACAGTTATTCTTGGTGGTGGTTTAGTAGGCTGTGAAACAGCTCTTTGGCTTGTAAAACAGGGTAAGAAGGTTACTATAGTTGAAGCTCTTGATGATATATTAGCTTCTGGTCCTGAAATATGTCATGCAAATAGCCAAATGCTAAGAGATTTATTGGCTTTTTATAAAGTTGATATTAAAACAAAATCTATCTTATCTAAAGTAGCTGATGACGGTGCTATAATAATAGAAGATGATAAAGAAGTGACAATTCCTGCTGATTCTGTAATTTTATCTGTTGGTTATAATTCTGAAAAATCACTATATAATGAATTAAAATTTAATGATAAAGAAGTGTACCTATTAGGAGATGCAAGAGAAGTTAGAAATATTCTGACTGCCATTTGGGATGCTTTTGAGGTAGGTAGAAATATATAA
- a CDS encoding tetratricopeptide repeat protein gives MGKDTLQENLTYEEQCQKNTCHKCGQVNADTSQCKHSILCNTCREEQINYPIPKIFIVLAIGLIILVGISLLKFPKVFNNYKKYYTAERNVKNGEINITLENLKNVIEEYPDSTDVAVKSAKIAMENGKYNYAGYIIDTYLSGKEVDNSTYTLITKYTKYLDSYYKTYDAFENIVSNLDENVSQNEANELISNNLKSLLNDKSQNRSLIYYYLGFTSNDNNVAKEYLSKSIQEDNNITDSKIQLANILRREKDYNSARENFNTVLNKENDNAGALRGLAIVEMLEGNKEEGVSLAKKAYDANPQETYVLETLIIALTENGQGDEAEKYKEEYYSNGDGFDDDIMKFLDGNITIDDYYLG, from the coding sequence ATGGGAAAAGACACTTTACAAGAAAATTTAACTTATGAAGAGCAGTGTCAGAAAAATACATGTCACAAATGTGGACAAGTTAATGCGGATACTTCACAATGCAAACATTCAATATTATGCAATACATGCAGGGAAGAACAAATCAATTATCCAATTCCAAAAATCTTTATAGTTCTTGCAATAGGACTTATCATTTTAGTAGGAATTTCACTTCTAAAATTTCCTAAAGTATTTAACAATTACAAAAAGTATTATACAGCAGAACGTAATGTGAAAAATGGAGAGATAAATATTACATTAGAAAATTTAAAGAATGTAATAGAAGAGTATCCAGATTCAACAGATGTTGCAGTGAAAAGTGCAAAAATTGCAATGGAAAATGGAAAATATAATTATGCCGGATACATAATAGATACTTATTTATCAGGAAAAGAAGTAGATAATTCAACATATACCTTAATTACTAAATATACAAAATATCTTGATTCATATTATAAAACTTATGATGCGTTTGAAAATATTGTAAGCAATTTAGATGAAAATGTTAGTCAAAATGAAGCAAACGAATTAATATCAAATAATTTAAAAAGTTTATTAAATGATAAAAGTCAAAATAGATCTTTAATATATTATTATTTAGGATTCACATCTAACGATAATAATGTAGCTAAAGAATATCTTAGTAAATCTATTCAAGAAGACAATAATATAACTGATAGCAAAATACAATTAGCTAATATTTTACGTAGAGAAAAAGATTACAATAGTGCAAGGGAAAATTTTAATACTGTATTAAATAAAGAAAATGATAATGCAGGTGCATTAAGGGGATTAGCTATAGTAGAAATGCTTGAAGGTAATAAAGAAGAGGGGGTAAGTCTTGCTAAAAAGGCTTACGATGCAAATCCACAAGAAACTTATGTATTGGAAACTTTAATTATTGCTCTTACAGAAAATGGACAAGGCGATGAAGCTGAGAAATATAAAGAAGAATATTATTCAAATGGAGACGGATTTGATGATGATATAATGAAGTTTTTAGATGGAAATATTACTATTGATGATTATTATTTAGGATAA
- a CDS encoding TetR/AcrR family transcriptional regulator, producing MERLTKRQIQAINTKNKIYNIATNLMQKEGYDNITIQNICEKAEVSVGSFYHYFESKNDILIELYKKADHFFYDNIKNKLSSTNAIDRIIEYFDYYAEYNEKTGIDMMKQLYNSNNKMFITKGRHMQTILDEIILEGQEKNEILTEKTSQDITRCLFILMRGVIYDWCLHDAAYNLKEEIHNTIIYVVKAFKP from the coding sequence ATGGAACGACTGACAAAAAGGCAAATTCAAGCTATAAATACAAAAAATAAAATATATAATATAGCAACCAATCTTATGCAAAAAGAGGGGTATGATAATATTACGATACAGAATATATGCGAAAAAGCAGAAGTTTCTGTAGGAAGTTTTTATCATTATTTTGAATCGAAAAATGATATTTTAATAGAATTGTATAAAAAAGCAGATCACTTCTTTTATGATAATATTAAGAATAAACTTTCTAGTACAAATGCTATTGATAGAATTATAGAATATTTTGATTATTATGCAGAATATAATGAAAAAACTGGAATTGATATGATGAAACAATTGTATAATTCAAATAATAAAATGTTTATTACTAAAGGAAGACATATGCAAACAATATTGGATGAAATAATATTAGAGGGACAAGAAAAAAATGAAATACTAACAGAAAAGACTTCACAAGATATTACTAGGTGTCTTTTTATATTAATGAGGGGAGTTATATATGATTGGTGTTTGCATGATGCAGCATATAATCTTAAAGAAGAAATACATAATACTATAATATATGTTGTAAAAGCATTTAAACCTTAA
- a CDS encoding zinc ribbon domain-containing protein YjdM — MNTLPNCPKCNSEYTYEDGNLFICPECSYEWTLESEKQAAEATLVKDANGNILNDGDSVTVIKDLKVKGSSSSIKIGTKVKNIRLVDGDHNIDCKIDGFGAMQLKSEFVKKI, encoded by the coding sequence ATGAATACTTTACCAAATTGTCCGAAGTGTAATTCAGAATATACTTATGAAGATGGAAATCTATTTATTTGCCCAGAATGTTCTTATGAATGGACTTTAGAATCGGAAAAACAAGCTGCAGAAGCAACTTTAGTTAAAGATGCTAATGGAAATATATTAAATGATGGTGATTCTGTAACTGTAATTAAAGACCTTAAAGTAAAAGGGAGTTCATCATCTATAAAAATAGGAACTAAAGTTAAAAATATACGTTTAGTTGATGGCGATCATAATATTGATTGTAAGATTGATGGATTTGGAGCTATGCAATTAAAATCTGAATTTGTTAAAAAAATATAA
- a CDS encoding MarR family winged helix-turn-helix transcriptional regulator: MMELNECINFLLTRSQQVVFQSLKSRLAKFDVTPVQYGILKCLWDEEYLLPKQIAEALSLDSSTITGLLDRMENKGLIERVHNKNDRRTFNVIVTKEGLKHRKEIEQVIEELNNDFLEKFSADEKKSLKDSLRVIAKI; encoded by the coding sequence ATGATGGAGTTAAATGAATGTATAAATTTTTTACTTACAAGATCACAACAAGTAGTATTTCAAAGTTTGAAATCAAGACTTGCTAAGTTTGATGTGACACCTGTACAGTATGGAATACTTAAATGTCTTTGGGATGAAGAGTATTTATTACCAAAGCAAATTGCAGAAGCATTGAGTCTTGATAGTTCAACTATAACAGGTCTATTAGATAGAATGGAAAATAAGGGATTAATAGAAAGAGTTCATAATAAAAATGATCGTAGAACTTTTAATGTTATAGTAACTAAAGAAGGATTAAAACATAGAAAAGAAATAGAACAAGTTATAGAAGAATTAAATAATGATTTTTTAGAAAAATTTTCTGCCGACGAAAAGAAAAGTTTAAAGGATTCATTGAGAGTAATTGCTAAGATTTAA
- a CDS encoding rhodanese-like domain-containing protein gives MFGFLKRDNGKVINVNDIDDLIGKVELIDIREDYEYKNGSIKSAKNIPMGMLLNEPNKYLNKDKEYYIMCQSGGRSARTCSSLRKQGYDVINVSGGVGSYIGSKKK, from the coding sequence ATGTTTGGATTTTTAAAAAGAGATAATGGAAAAGTGATTAATGTTAATGATATTGATGATTTAATAGGAAAAGTTGAACTTATTGATATTAGAGAAGATTATGAATATAAAAATGGAAGCATAAAATCTGCTAAAAATATTCCAATGGGTATGCTTTTAAATGAACCTAATAAATATTTAAATAAAGATAAAGAATATTACATAATGTGTCAATCAGGGGGAAGAAGTGCAAGAACATGTAGTAGTCTTAGAAAACAGGGATATGATGTTATCAACGTTTCTGGAGGGGTAGGCTCTTATATTGGTTCAAAAAAGAAGTAA
- a CDS encoding FAD-dependent oxidoreductase — MRKKILIVGGVAGGASAAARLRRNSEEDEIIMFEKGPHVSFSNCALPYHLSGVIDSPNRLVLMSPEKFMSQYNIKARVNNEVISINRKNKTVDVKDLMSGEVYKESYDKLILSPGAHPIVPNIPGIEKVNVFTIRNVVDIDKLNRYLKEINSNDVAVIGGGYIGVEAAENLRKAEFNVSLIEATKQILKPFDYDMVQILHKEIYDNGVNLIVGDKVERFEEDTIVLSSGKKVNASAVVMAIGVAPEVTLAKDAGIELGETGAIKVDKNYKTNDDSIYAVGDVIEVYNSLTHSMTKLSLAGPAQKAARSVADNINNKSTINKGYIGSSAIKVFNYNGASTGLNESLIKVFNMNINYDIVNIILNDKVGIMPKSSPIYFKMLYEVPTGKILGAQAIGKGDVTKRIDIIATAIKFGGTVEDLKDLELCYAPPFSTAKDIVNYAGYVGSNLLNNDFKQVNIDKVRELVENNAVIIDVRERGEYENGHIKNSKNIPLSELRERVNEIPKDAPVYLHCRTGQRSYNATLALQNLGYTNVYNITGSFLGLSFYEYYNDKTMNRNSIVTEYNFK, encoded by the coding sequence ATGAGAAAGAAGATATTAATAGTAGGTGGAGTTGCAGGAGGAGCCTCAGCAGCTGCAAGACTTAGAAGAAATAGTGAGGAAGATGAAATAATAATGTTTGAAAAAGGACCTCATGTATCTTTTTCAAATTGTGCACTACCTTATCATTTAAGTGGAGTAATAGATTCTCCTAATAGATTAGTTTTAATGAGTCCAGAAAAATTTATGTCACAATATAATATTAAAGCAAGAGTAAATAATGAGGTTATTTCAATTAATAGAAAAAATAAAACTGTAGATGTAAAAGATTTAATGAGTGGAGAAGTTTACAAAGAATCTTATGATAAACTTATTTTATCTCCAGGAGCACATCCAATAGTGCCTAATATACCTGGTATTGAAAAAGTTAATGTTTTTACAATAAGAAACGTAGTTGACATAGATAAATTAAATAGATATTTAAAGGAGATAAATAGTAATGATGTAGCTGTAATTGGTGGTGGTTACATAGGGGTAGAAGCTGCTGAAAATTTAAGAAAAGCAGAATTTAATGTATCACTTATAGAAGCTACTAAACAAATTTTAAAACCTTTTGATTATGATATGGTACAAATACTTCATAAGGAAATTTATGATAATGGTGTAAATTTAATCGTTGGAGATAAGGTTGAGCGTTTTGAAGAAGATACTATAGTTTTGTCATCAGGAAAAAAAGTGAATGCAAGTGCAGTTGTTATGGCAATAGGAGTTGCACCAGAAGTAACTTTAGCTAAGGATGCGGGAATAGAACTTGGAGAAACAGGCGCAATAAAAGTAGATAAAAACTATAAAACAAATGATGATAGTATTTATGCTGTAGGTGATGTAATTGAAGTGTACAATTCCCTTACTCATTCTATGACTAAATTATCACTAGCTGGACCAGCTCAAAAGGCAGCAAGGAGTGTAGCAGATAATATAAACAATAAAAGTACAATAAATAAAGGATATATAGGATCATCAGCTATAAAGGTATTTAATTATAATGGAGCATCAACAGGATTAAATGAATCATTAATAAAAGTTTTTAATATGAATATAAATTATGATATAGTAAATATAATACTTAATGATAAAGTTGGAATAATGCCGAAATCTTCACCAATATACTTTAAAATGCTTTATGAAGTACCAACTGGGAAAATATTGGGTGCTCAAGCTATAGGCAAAGGCGATGTTACTAAAAGAATAGATATAATCGCTACAGCAATAAAATTTGGTGGAACAGTAGAAGATTTGAAAGATTTAGAATTATGTTATGCACCACCATTTTCAACAGCAAAAGATATTGTTAATTATGCAGGATATGTTGGATCTAATTTACTAAATAATGATTTTAAGCAAGTTAACATAGATAAGGTTAGAGAACTTGTAGAAAATAATGCTGTAATAATAGATGTTAGAGAAAGAGGAGAATATGAAAATGGCCATATAAAAAATTCAAAAAATATACCATTAAGTGAACTTAGAGAAAGAGTCAATGAAATACCAAAAGATGCACCGGTATACCTTCATTGTAGAACAGGGCAAAGAAGTTATAATGCAACTTTAGCACTTCAAAATTTAGGATATACTAATGTTTATAACATAACAGGAAGTTTTTTAGGATTATCTTTTTATGAATATTATAATGATAAGACTATGAATAGAAATAGTATTGTTACAGAATATAATTTTAAATAA